A single Actinomadura algeriensis DNA region contains:
- a CDS encoding DUF397 domain-containing protein, producing the protein MDLSQAQWFKASASASSNGACVEVADLDAATGVRDSVTPEAGAHVVARPVFAAFLADVKAGRYDR; encoded by the coding sequence ATGGACCTCTCTCAGGCACAGTGGTTCAAGGCTTCGGCGAGCGCCAGCAGCAACGGCGCCTGCGTCGAGGTCGCCGACCTCGACGCGGCGACCGGGGTGCGCGACAGCGTGACGCCCGAGGCCGGGGCGCACGTCGTCGCCCGTCCGGTCTTCGCCGCGTTCCTCGCCGACGTCAAGGCGGGCCGGTACGACCGCTAG